One Brassica napus cultivar Da-Ae chromosome A5, Da-Ae, whole genome shotgun sequence DNA window includes the following coding sequences:
- the LOC125608562 gene encoding uncharacterized protein LOC125608562 encodes MESPWFLDNLIFFILRPLLATSFIVCFIALWWFLAWKLVLSHVPLVQEIFGLRHKTFIPKPESRGRISKFYKSITSSQNHGNNYYLPFTLYLFNTTTTEAITVFFGL; translated from the exons ATGGAATCTCCTTGGTTCCTGGACaatctcatcttcttcatcctacGTCCGCTTCTGGCCACCTCCTTCATCGTCTGCTTCATCGCTCTTT GGTGGTTTCTGGCATGGAAGCTGGTACTAAGCCATGTTCCTCTGGTACAAGAGATCTTTGGTTTGAGGCACAAGACCTTTATACCTAAACCTGAATCTCGTGGGAGAATCTCCAAATTCTACAAAAGTATCACTTCTTCTCAGAATCAtggtaataattattatttacccTTCActctttatttattcaatactACTACTACTGAAGCCATTACTGTGTTTTTTGGATTGTAG